In Spinacia oleracea cultivar Varoflay chromosome 5, BTI_SOV_V1, whole genome shotgun sequence, a single window of DNA contains:
- the LOC110796590 gene encoding WRKY transcription factor 28 has protein sequence MSNEARNYYHNPFNNHSFMSNEDPQAILDTTNYFSFCDNPSNNSSSSYLSSQVTQDGLTPCLDPSNNDNNNNYYFNDFLHGSSMDYPTLARSVGLSPTSSEVFSSVVDENPAMTKEKEAMMAVVGHGENNPSTPNSSISSSSTEAAASVDDGSVGKKEDKHQSKASHDQDELKKRNNKGKKKGEKKQREARFAFMTKSEVDHLEDGYRWRKYGQKAVKNSPYPRSYYRCTTQKCSVKKRVERSFQDPSTVITTYEGQHNHPIPATLRGHAAALFPHYSMLAPPPPPPSSNFPHELLAQLGHCGSMSSAGVSPFPQFSYLQQNPRHNNQQLQTDDYGLLQDVVPPFLLKQEP, from the exons ATGTCTAATGAAGCAAGAAACTACTATCATAATCCCTTTAATAATCACTCTTTCATGTCTAATGAAGATCCTCAAGCTATCTTAGACACTACTAATTACTTCTCATTTTGTGATAACCCTAGCAataattcttcttcttcttacttATCATCTCAAGTTACACAAGATGGCCTTACACCTTGTTTAGATCCATcgaataatgataataataacaattattACTTTAATGACTTCCTACATGGGTCTTCTATGGATTACCCTACGCTCGCGAGGAGCGTAGGGTTATCTCCTACCTCCTCCGAAGTTTTTTCCTCCGTGGTCGACGAAAATCCGGCAATGACTAAAGAAAAAGAGGCAATGATGGCCGTCGTTGGACATGGGGAGAATAATCCTAGCACTCCTAACTCTTCCATTTCCTCCTCCTCTACGGAAGCCGCCGCTAGTGTCGATGATGGTTCAGTTGGGAAGAAAGAGGATAAGCACCAATCTAAAGCGTCTCATGATCAAGATGAGTTAAAGAAAAG GAACAACAAAGGAAAGAAGAAGGGGGAGAAGAAGCAAAGGGAGGCGAGATTCGCATTCATGACGAAGAGCGAGGTTGATCATCTTGAAGATGGGTATAGATGGAGAAAATATGGGCAGAAAGCCGTGAAGAACAGTCCTTATCCTAG GAGCTATTATAGGTGTACAACGCAGAAATGCTCTGTGAAGAAGAGAGTGGAACGATCATTCCAAGACCCCTCGACCGTAATCACAACCTACGAGGGTCAGCACAACCACCCAATCCCTGCCACGTTGCGAGGTCACGCTGCAGCTCTTTTCCCTCATTATTCCATGctagcaccaccaccaccaccaccatcttcCAACTTCCCGCACGAATTACTTGCTCAACTAGGGCACTGTGGTAGTATGAGTAGTGCTGGTGTTTCACCCTTTCCACAGTTCTCTTATCTCCAACAAAATCCTCGTCATAATAATCAACAGTTGCAAACGGATGATTATGGTCTTTTACAAGATGTGGTTCCTCCCTTTCTCCTTAAGCAAGAGCCTTGA